gaagagaagctACAGGTTGAGGCTGAACATGCTGCAGTCTAGGTGACTGAACGGAATCTATCGGCCCAGTAGCAACGAAGTTATCAGCTGCAGGAGCTTGTACCAGTGAAGCTTGTAAAGAACGCTCTCTTTTCACATTCGTCACAATaccattcttcttgtaCTTCCAATTCTCCATGCTAGTAGTGCGAGAGCATTCTTCCACATGATCGATAAAAGCCTTGCTATTAGGAAAAAAACGTCCACAAGCTAGACAGTTACCAGCATCCTGTCGCCTCACAAGCCCAATTTCGCTGCTATCAGCTTTGGGAAGAAACTCATAATGAACCAACCGTAAATGACGCTTCAAAACGTCAAGTCTATTGAACGAACCTTGATTTCTATGCGGGCATGTTGCGTAATCTGGATGCCAATACGGACAATGGTATTCTGGTGAGTTGTGTGATCTCAAATGACGCCTAAGGTCACTATGCCTCACAAAAGCCCATGAACAGACGGAACACTTGTATGGCTTATCATCGTTTGTGCCGTTACACAGCTTTTTACCCTTTCGTCTACCTGCTTTCGACCTCTTACCATTGGCAGGTGATGTGAAACGGAACCGTCGGCTTTCCTTACCCATATCTGATCGCCTTTGAAGCTCTGGATGGGAATTCATATGTTCAAACGAAGGAGACATCGGACTTATCTGAGTATGTGGTGCCAGCTCCATGGCCATTCGATGAAACTGTCTTTGAGACTGCGGATAGGATCCTCCAGGAATAGAATAGGCCATGGCAGAGGTAGTGGCCATTGCCGCAGCAGAACTAGGATCTATTTGCTGGGGAAACTTCAGATAAGGATTGTAAGGAGAACTGAAGTAGTTAGGCAAAGTAGAGGCTTCAGGAACTTCGGTAGAATTGCCTTTAGAAATATCATTACTGCCCACGCTTACGTTACTATTGGCCCGAATTGCCACGTTGCCAACGGACATGTTCATCGGTGTTGCATACCGCTGAGACTGCCTAGTGACTTGTTGAGGAAGCATGTTGGAATTTTTCTGTGGCTGAGGAGATGATCTAGAGGACGAGTCCTGAGAAGCAGCATTAGattgctgttgctgttgctgctgtaGCTGGGCATTGAAATAGAcatttggaaagaaagggATGACATAAGCTTGTGGCATACCCATGGGGCCTATATGCGGCACGGATCCGGTAGCACCTGCCGTAGGTGGTACAGGGTTGGAAACAACTGGACCAACCGATCCCACATGTGCTGGCGGTGCCACAGGTGCCATAGCTCCTATTGGACCCATTGGTCCCATTGGTCCCATTGGCCCCATAGAGGTCATAGGTCCAACGGACATTACAGGGCTGGAGGAAGAACCACGAGAATGAAGATATGCCTGCTGGCCATACTGAACGGACGGTTGGCTCTGAAAGGTGTAATATTGAGGGGACTGGAGACGGGATTGATCAGAGGGACGATCGTCCTTTTGTGTATGCTGTTGGTAGTTTGGCTGGATTGGCTGATTTGACAGTTTTTGCGACAGCTTCACATGCTTGGGAGACTTATTGCTGGACCCACTTCTGGACGCGTTTAGAGAAACACTGTCATCAGTCATAGTCATGACTCTAAGTAAgtagaaaaaaaagtaatAGGTGGAGGAAGAGGGAGCTTATCCTTGCTCAGCGAACGAATAAGTTGGATAGAAAGTAGCAAAATATAAGCTGGAATCGGTATGAATATCCCTAAAGATGATCCATTAAAGAGTAGGGGGAAAGCAAAAAACCAAACTAAAAGccaaaccaaaaaaaaagttggG
The sequence above is a segment of the Brettanomyces nanus chromosome 4, complete sequence genome. Coding sequences within it:
- a CDS encoding uncharacterized protein (EggNog:ENOG41); the encoded protein is MTMTDDSVSLNASRSGSSNKSPKHVKLSQKLSNQPIQPNYQQHTQKDDRPSDQSRLQSPQYYTFQSQPSVQYGQQAYLHSRGSSSSPVMSVGPMTSMGPMGPMGPMGPIGAMAPVAPPAHVGSVGPVVSNPVPPTAGATGSVPHIGPMGMPQAYVIPFFPNVYFNAQLQQQQQQQSNAASQDSSSRSSPQPQKNSNMLPQQVTRQSQRYATPMNMSVGNVAIRANSNVSVGSNDISKGNSTEVPEASTLPNYFSSPYNPYLKFPQQIDPSSAAAMATTSAMAYSIPGGSYPQSQRQFHRMAMELAPHTQISPMSPSFEHMNSHPELQRRSDMGKESRRFRFTSPANGKRSKAGRRKGKKLCNGTNDDKPYKCSVCSWAFVRHSDLRRHLRSHNSPEYHCPYWHPDYATCPHRNQGSFNRLDVLKRHLRLVHYEFLPKADSSEIGLVRRQDAGNCLACGRFFPNSKAFIDHVEECSRTTSMENWKYKKNGIVTNVKRERSLQASLVQAPAADNFVATGPIDSVQSPRLQHVQPQPVASLPLSLVNMKGKFHVTQTSPSVAENGISEEKVNGNNKENEQDVVKVKAKQVSESEKGDAELLSIEGKKQPIASENYLKRRRGRPRKHILESENVNAVNKDEAENNENEEDGDENDESVLENENNGTEDEVDIKNDNI